The Candidatus Latescibacter sp. genome has a window encoding:
- a CDS encoding cation diffusion facilitator family transporter, translating to MKLEKNNENHGHGQNHNHEHGHGHLHELKTHSRRRLWIALVINAVFLVVEVIGGILANSLALMADAGHMLTDVAALILAIFVARLAERMATPTRTYGLLRAEVLGAFVNGATLMIIVGVIFWQAWSRFGQTPQINGPLMIIVAIMGLAANAGSAWVLYRSRDETVNMKAAFLHMASDALGSLGAIIAGVVIFTTGWTLIDPIASVVIGILILLSTWGLLVQTINILLESTPENIDYHEVKEALESLEHVQEVDDLHIWTIASGIPSLSAHVRLHAMCCNTTHWQVCLKNAQDLLRERFGILHSTLQFEPDDFVCDEERVCRLERNSPRKEQ from the coding sequence ATGAAGCTTGAAAAAAATAACGAAAACCATGGGCACGGCCAAAACCATAATCACGAACATGGGCATGGTCATCTCCATGAACTAAAAACCCATTCCCGCCGTCGTCTTTGGATTGCGCTGGTCATCAATGCCGTATTCCTTGTTGTGGAGGTTATCGGCGGCATACTGGCGAACAGCCTGGCGCTCATGGCGGACGCCGGGCATATGCTGACCGATGTGGCCGCCCTGATTTTAGCCATTTTTGTGGCGCGGCTGGCGGAAAGGATGGCTACTCCCACACGCACCTATGGACTCTTACGGGCGGAGGTTCTGGGTGCCTTCGTCAACGGTGCGACGCTGATGATTATTGTGGGGGTGATCTTCTGGCAGGCATGGAGCAGGTTTGGGCAGACACCCCAAATTAACGGCCCCCTCATGATTATTGTGGCGATTATGGGCCTGGCAGCCAATGCCGGAAGCGCCTGGGTGCTTTACCGCAGCCGGGATGAAACGGTCAACATGAAAGCCGCCTTCCTGCACATGGCCTCCGATGCGCTCGGCTCCCTTGGAGCAATCATTGCCGGTGTGGTGATTTTCACCACCGGCTGGACACTGATTGACCCCATCGCCAGTGTCGTTATCGGTATTCTTATCCTTTTGAGCACTTGGGGACTGCTTGTCCAGACCATCAATATCCTCTTGGAATCAACCCCGGAAAATATCGACTATCATGAGGTCAAAGAGGCGCTGGAGAGCCTGGAGCATGTCCAGGAGGTCGATGATCTCCACATCTGGACCATCGCAAGCGGCATCCCCTCGCTCAGCGCCCATGTCCGTCTGCATGCGATGTGCTGCAATACCACCCACTGGCAGGTTTGTCTCAAAAACGCCCAGGATCTTCTCCGTGAGCGGTTCGGGATTCTCCATTCTACCCTTCAGTTCGAACCGGATGATTTTGTGTGTGATGAGGAAAGAGTTTGCAGGCTGGAACGGAACTCTCCCCGGAAAGAGCAATAA
- a CDS encoding PKD domain-containing protein, which yields MIFRLAIAVLVLSVFGYTIVQALERPDVEFKIFQFPSDRIPCIDGKTDDWNIVPESYTIGSDQLRDTDLGNVGSPDPKDLNVNVKVGWVKGMNRLYFLYEADDNYWSMFYRRGDIFEVAVDGDLSGGQFISNPQLPDPMENHFRFKGVHSQNYHIFTPPGEGRDWAMVWGCQPWIRDLPYANHAYSYNFKEGESGHLILEFWITPFDYAPYDGPDGAVESKLEENRIIGLSWAVMDYDKAEGDYTGFWNLSHKTRMDSNASCQVAFRPMPLEPQFRKPIEAQWSFKVVDMDRRLVAFKDLSYGKITSWLWYFDDGTTSTEQHPIHQYSKAGEYVVVLNVEGPAGKARRIKVRDVVVK from the coding sequence ATGATATTCAGGCTGGCGATTGCGGTATTGGTGCTTTCCGTATTCGGTTACACAATTGTCCAGGCGCTGGAACGGCCGGATGTGGAGTTTAAAATCTTTCAGTTTCCATCCGACAGGATTCCCTGCATAGACGGAAAAACAGATGACTGGAATATCGTTCCGGAAAGCTACACCATCGGTTCCGATCAGCTTCGAGACACCGATTTGGGTAATGTCGGGAGCCCTGACCCGAAAGACCTGAATGTGAACGTGAAAGTGGGTTGGGTGAAAGGGATGAACCGTCTGTATTTTCTCTATGAGGCGGACGATAATTACTGGTCCATGTTCTACCGGCGCGGCGATATTTTTGAGGTGGCGGTGGACGGCGACCTGTCGGGCGGACAATTCATCTCCAATCCCCAGCTTCCCGATCCCATGGAAAACCATTTCCGTTTCAAAGGTGTACACTCCCAGAATTACCATATTTTCACCCCTCCCGGTGAGGGCAGAGACTGGGCCATGGTCTGGGGCTGCCAGCCATGGATTCGCGACCTGCCCTATGCGAACCATGCATACTCATACAATTTCAAGGAAGGCGAGAGCGGGCATCTTATCCTTGAATTCTGGATCACACCGTTCGATTATGCCCCCTATGACGGTCCTGATGGCGCGGTTGAATCAAAACTGGAGGAGAACAGGATCATCGGGCTTTCCTGGGCTGTAATGGATTATGACAAGGCTGAAGGCGATTATACAGGTTTCTGGAACTTGTCACATAAAACGAGGATGGATTCCAATGCCTCCTGCCAGGTCGCTTTCCGCCCGATGCCCCTTGAGCCGCAATTCCGTAAGCCTATAGAAGCGCAATGGTCTTTCAAGGTTGTGGATATGGACCGCCGGCTGGTGGCTTTCAAGGACCTATCCTACGGGAAAATCACTTCATGGCTTTGGTATTTCGATGACGGCACCACCTCCACCGAGCAGCATCCCATTCACCAATATTCCAAGGCGGGCGAGTATGTGGTCGTTCTGAATGTGGAAGGACCTGCCGGAAAAGCGCGGCGAATCAAAGTGCGCGATGTTGTGGTAAAATGA